The genomic region GGGAAGCACGGTAATGCCTCCGCTCCTCGGACTGCTGGCTGGATTCTCGACTATCGGTATATTCCCGCTGTATATTGTTATCTCGGCTGTCGCAATGCTGTTATTCTCGGAACGGTTGAATCTTTTGCTTAAGAGACGGAACGAACGAAACGACGCAATCCATCAATCCTGAAGGCAGGGGTTGTCTCATGAAAATGGATGTCGGCAAAGGTCCGGTGGCCTCGCTCTGTAATGGATCTATTTAGCGCAGCGATGGAACCGATCCATAACGCACGCAGCTTCCAAGTTTTAGGGTATAATTAGAAGAGCAATATGTAAAAGAGCAAAGGGGGGGGGATTCATGTTTGAGTGGGCAAGAAAGGTCACGCCAATGTACGCAGAAAGAGAGTTACAACACAAGCGGTTTAGTCTAAAAAAAATTACGTTTGACCAAACACCATCGGATATTAGTGACTTAGCCCTGTTCTTCTTGGCGGGCACTGTTATATTGGATGAAAGAATGCTGGTTGCCCTATATGCAAGAAGTGAGATGGCTCAGAAAATGATTATAGAACACATTGCCCCTCACTTTAAAGATGTTAAAGTCGTGTATGTAGAAAATGAAATTGAAGTAATACAAATGCAATTTTTGAAGTCGGAGTCGGCTGATTTGTTCAACAAAAGCACCTCGGAACTCATGACAATAATAAAGGACTTGTATAGAACCACAGATATGAGTGTCTGGAAAGCTGGGGAGAAGAGGGAACTCGGCTTTTACGCTGTGGATAAGGAGCAACTTGATAATCAAAGCCTCTTTATTTTCCCAGAATTACAAAGTTTCATTACCGAGGCTTATTTGGAGAGCAATGAGTCACTGATATTAATTCCAACGGGGTGGAGCTTTCATGATGATTTAAGGCATTCTATTTTTCTTAACTTCATCACATTAATCATCCCTGCGGTAACTTTATTGGTTGACGAAAACACGAGCGAGGTTGTAGCGCTGAAACTTTCAAGGGCAAGTTGAACCACTCCGCTAACGTGTACGAGAGCACAGCGGTACATCGCGAAGATTGGAGCTTGAATCGAATATTGAAGCGATTCAAGGGTCTATTAGGCTTTGACGAATACCATCGGTTGCTCATCGGATTTGAAACCTATCGAGAACCTCGCCGAATATTCCGAGTCAGGTATTACAGATGGCGAACAATTCTATCTGAAGGCGGGAGATGACAATATTTGGGAGTGGATAAGGATGAGATTGCGTAGGTCATTATGGGCGGTGGCATTCGCCATTACGGTAGGAAATGTATTTCCGGTGCCTTGCAATGCCGCTGCGGTTCAAGCTGCGGTACAAGACGAAGAAATCGAAGAAATACATTTTCCGGATCCATCGCTTGCTTGGCTGATTCGCCAGGAGATCGGCAAGCCCGCCGGCCCGATTCTGGCAAGCGACGTGGAGCGGATGGAAACGTTGGTCATCGATTATGACAAGTTTGAGGGAATCCGAGAGGTTGAGGGATTCGAGACAATCCGTGATCTTACAGGTATCGAGCGTCTTACGAATCTTCATACGTTGGAGTTGCGGGACGGTTATTCGGTGCAAGATGTTTCCCCGATTCAGCGATTGAAGTCTCTAAGGAAATTGTCGTTGTGGCAAACCACGATCGGGGATTTGACGCCGTTCGCTGAGCTGACGGAGCTCAGGGAGCTCGAGATTCAAGATATGGTGGCTATGGACTTGGAACCGTTCCGAAGCTTGACGAAGCTGGAATCGCTTTGGTTGGGTTCCAACCGGTTGAAGGACATAAGCGCCTTGGAAGCGATGCCGAATTTGCGGGAGTTGACGTTGTATGCGTGGGAGGAACGAAAGCTGAACGCCGCTCCGCTCTATGGTTTAAAAAACCTAAAGCTGCTGCATATCCCGAATGCGGGGATCGAGAACATCGAATTTGTAAACGCGATGCCGGAATTGCAAAGTTTAGATGTGCGCGGCAACCCGATCGGGGATTTCGCTCCGATCGCCGGATTGGCTAACCTTACCGTCTTATCCCTCGCCGGAGAGTCGGTGGAGGATTTATCTTTCGTCAGGACGCTCGAGAATCTCAAACATCTGGAAGCGGAGAGAACCCGAATTCGGGATTTAACGCCACTAGCACAGCTGGTGAAGCTTGAGACATTGAATCTAAGCGGAAACCCGATCGATACTATCGCCCCGCTCGCGTCGTTGACGAATCTGAGAACCCTCTCGCTCATGCAAACTTCCGTTCGGGAGCTCCAGAGTCTCGCGGGGATGAAGCAATTGGAGACGCTATATCTATACGAAACCCATATTGTCTCACTGAACGGGATCGAATCGCTGCCGCGTCTGCAACAGGTAAACATTCGGCGCAACGTCGTACCTGTGGACGGAACGCCCGGCGCCGAAGCGCTGCGAGATCGTATCGAAGCCGGAGGCGGTACGTTCGAATACGATGTCTACCCTTCCATTCCTGATATAGTCATATACCTGCATGATGAGCGGGTGTATGCAGGAGGCAAGTATCGGGATCTCCCGGCTCCCGCTTATGTGGAAGCATCGCGAACGATGGTGCCGCTCCGGTTCATTACGGAGTATCTCGGAGCGACGGTCGATTGGAACGAAACGGAACGAATGATTGACGTTATACTGGCTGGCAAATCGGTGCGTCTTACAGTCGATTCCGACAAGGCTGACATAAGCGGGAAGGAGCTCATACTTGATGCTCCGCCTCGCATCGTGAACGGAACGACGTTCGTTCCGTTGCGCATTCTCTCCGAGCAGTTCGGTTTGCGTGTCGATCACTACCCAATGTTGGGCGTCGTAGGACTCGTTAGCAATCCGTAGTGTAACAACATTATGAATCGTGTATGCAGCGTCCGGCGATAGGTTCGTCGGACGTTACTTATTAGAGGAGTGGCGGAAGCGGCGGCGGAAGACATGGAACTGATTAAGCGGGCGCGTTAATGCTAGCTATGTTTGCATTCGCAACGTCGTTATCTGGAATGTATAAGGATAATACCCAAAAAAGGAAAGGTGCTATTAAATACAACTAGGAGGTTTCTTTTTAATGGACGACTGGGAGATAAATATTCATCAACGAATGGAGGAGATCGACAAGATCCTTCGCAAACTGATTGAAGGGCCGGGGGATGAGCTAGGCGTTGCTTTCGGTATTGTAACGAAAGTTAGCGACATTCCTGGGGTACCGCCATCGTGGACGATTCGCATCGATGACTCCCAAACTGTTCTCACCGCGGACATCTTGTTTCGTTATATGAGCGAGCATAAGGATTTGAAGATTGCGATAGATTGCTTTATGCGTGACCACTTTCCATCCTTTGTCTCATTTTTCGGCTCAAGGTAGTATAACCAATATTGCGAGGCGAACGGGGAGAAGAGTTAAATAACGCGATCAGAGTACCGTACTTACATATTTGACATTTCTGATGTACACTAACCTTGTGGATTATATTTCCAATAGGTGGTGAATGTAAAATGGGTGACCAAGTAATCAATAATTGTGAGAAGACGCTGCCAAGCGTGAGAGAGGAAGCAACCGTTAAATCAGTTGCTTGCATTGAAGTACCTGTTGAAGACATGCAACGTGCAGTTGACTTCTATGTGTTTCAGTTGGGCTTCTATATTAACACCGCTAAAAATCGCTTTCCTATTGAACCAGACAACACTGAAGTATTTATTTACCCTGCATCAGGAGCAGAAATCATGCTTGTCAAAACTGATGGAGAAGAACGTCTTGCTTTTACTCATAAAGGAAAACCCAACCATGTACTCATATTGGAAATTAGCGAGGACATTCTTAAATGCCATAGCAGATTAATTGAGGCTGGCATTAGGATAAGCCCAATTAAAGATAGCGGCGGATGTGGAAAATCTTTTGATGTTCTCGACCCTGATGGGAATTTAATTAAATTGTGGTTTGGTTATCCAAGTTAAAGGCTCAATTAGAGACGATCCAACGAAAACGGCTGCCTCGCTGAAGGCAGCCGTTGCTTACTATAGTAAACTCTAGCGGCCATCGCCTTCCGCGTGCATGACCCGATACGGTCAATCATTGAAAATTGTATGAAATCGCAACAAAAACAGCATCCGCGCGTCAAAGATATTGTCGGACGATGTCGAAGAGCGCAAGATCCTCGGCTTCGGAGACAATACAAGATTAACAGGAGTATCGGATGAAACACTACAGTTTGGCCGCAATCTTCTTCGCGTTGATCGTTCTATTCGCGCAACCGGGACATGCGTCCGCGGGCGTCACAACGGTTTATTTGGACGGACAAGCGCTTGTCTTACCCAAGAACGGTCAAGTCCAAATCGTAAATGACAGGGTGATGATCCCTATACGCGTCGTCGCCGAGGGGCTGGGTTTTTACGTCGTATGGGAGCAGACGGGTAAAATCAGCATAAGTCGCGGCGGAACCTCACTCCTTCTAAGCGTAAATGAACCGACGGCTTTCGTGAACGGGGCCGAGGTTACCCTGTCGGCTGCACCGATCGTCGCGACGGATACTACGCTCGTGCCCATTCGGTTCGTCAGCGAGCAGATGGGTCTCCTCGTAGATTGGTCCGAGGCTGAAAGGGCCGTGTATGTAACGTCGCCGCCCGAATCGCCGCCCCCGCCGGCAAACACGGATTTGGCTACGGTTAACGGGATCCGCTTCGGCGACGACAGCTTAGTCATCGCGTTGGACAAACGCGTTACGCCGCATGTGTTTACCCTTAGAGGCCCGAACCGGCTTGTCGTCGATCTGCCGCAAGCGATGTTCGCCGAAGCGTTGGCGGACGTACTGCCGTTGGACAAGCAGCAAAGCGGCTCGTTCGACGTCGCGGATTCCGCGAACGTAACGAAGATCAGATACGCGCTGTTCAATGTCGACCCTTCTACCGTGCGAGTCGTCGTCGATTTGCGCCGCAGCGCCTCGTACACGCTGACCGACAACGGCGACGGGCTCCTGACGGTCGTATTGTCGGAAGACCCGCAGGCGCAAGACAGGAAAACGATCGTCATCGATCCGGGCCATGGAGGCAGCGATCCGGGGGCGATCAGCGCGACCAAGAAGCCAGAGAAACAATTTACCTTGGCGCTCGGCTTGAAAGTGGAACAATTGCTAAAGCAAGAACCGGGGCTCGAAGTCGTTATGACCCGTAAGGAAGACATCGCATTGTCCCTGGAGGAGCGGGTGCGGACTGCCCGTGACGCGAACGCCGACTTGTTTGTGTCCATTCACGGCAACAGCATCAATCCCCCGGCAAACCCAAGCGGGACGGAAACGTACTATACCCGGAGCGAGAGCTTGCCGTTAGCCGAGGCGATGCATCGCCATCTATTGGCGGCTACGGGCCTGCCAGACCGGAAAGTAAGGCAGGCTAGCCTGCATGTCACCCGGGAGACGAGGATGCCGGCCGTTCTTCTCGAGATCGGATATCTCAGCCATGCGACCGACGAGTCACTCATGTATACTGAGATCTTCCAGCAGCGCGTCGCCGAAGGCATTGTCGCAGGCATCAAGGAATATTTAAGTTT from Paenibacillus antri harbors:
- a CDS encoding N-acetylmuramoyl-L-alanine amidase family protein → MKHYSLAAIFFALIVLFAQPGHASAGVTTVYLDGQALVLPKNGQVQIVNDRVMIPIRVVAEGLGFYVVWEQTGKISISRGGTSLLLSVNEPTAFVNGAEVTLSAAPIVATDTTLVPIRFVSEQMGLLVDWSEAERAVYVTSPPESPPPPANTDLATVNGIRFGDDSLVIALDKRVTPHVFTLRGPNRLVVDLPQAMFAEALADVLPLDKQQSGSFDVADSANVTKIRYALFNVDPSTVRVVVDLRRSASYTLTDNGDGLLTVVLSEDPQAQDRKTIVIDPGHGGSDPGAISATKKPEKQFTLALGLKVEQLLKQEPGLEVVMTRKEDIALSLEERVRTARDANADLFVSIHGNSINPPANPSGTETYYTRSESLPLAEAMHRHLLAATGLPDRKVRQASLHVTRETRMPAVLLEIGYLSHATDESLMYTEIFQQRVAEGIVAGIKEYLSL
- a CDS encoding VOC family protein yields the protein MGDQVINNCEKTLPSVREEATVKSVACIEVPVEDMQRAVDFYVFQLGFYINTAKNRFPIEPDNTEVFIYPASGAEIMLVKTDGEERLAFTHKGKPNHVLILEISEDILKCHSRLIEAGIRISPIKDSGGCGKSFDVLDPDGNLIKLWFGYPS
- a CDS encoding leucine-rich repeat domain-containing protein, translating into MTNTIGCSSDLKPIENLAEYSESGITDGEQFYLKAGDDNIWEWIRMRLRRSLWAVAFAITVGNVFPVPCNAAAVQAAVQDEEIEEIHFPDPSLAWLIRQEIGKPAGPILASDVERMETLVIDYDKFEGIREVEGFETIRDLTGIERLTNLHTLELRDGYSVQDVSPIQRLKSLRKLSLWQTTIGDLTPFAELTELRELEIQDMVAMDLEPFRSLTKLESLWLGSNRLKDISALEAMPNLRELTLYAWEERKLNAAPLYGLKNLKLLHIPNAGIENIEFVNAMPELQSLDVRGNPIGDFAPIAGLANLTVLSLAGESVEDLSFVRTLENLKHLEAERTRIRDLTPLAQLVKLETLNLSGNPIDTIAPLASLTNLRTLSLMQTSVRELQSLAGMKQLETLYLYETHIVSLNGIESLPRLQQVNIRRNVVPVDGTPGAEALRDRIEAGGGTFEYDVYPSIPDIVIYLHDERVYAGGKYRDLPAPAYVEASRTMVPLRFITEYLGATVDWNETERMIDVILAGKSVRLTVDSDKADISGKELILDAPPRIVNGTTFVPLRILSEQFGLRVDHYPMLGVVGLVSNP